From the Longimicrobium sp. genome, the window GTCCATCCATAGCGAAGCACACCCGCAGTCTCCCGGCCCGGCGGCGCGCCGGGCTCGCGTCCACCTGCTTCCGGAAAGACCGCCATGACCGACTACCGCCCGGACTCGCATCCCGCGGCCGAAAGCTACCGGCTGCTGGACTTCGACTCGGCCCACGTCACTCCGGGGTTCATTCCCGGCACGTACTTCCTGACCGTCACGGGCCGGAAACCGTGCAGCAACATGAAGGTCGCGCTCTCACCGCTGATCTACATCCGCTGCCCCGAGTACTGGGGGATCGAGGTCGTGGGGCATCTGCCGCACGGGATCTGCCTGAACCGCATCGTCCCCTTCGAGGAAACGATCCCGCTCACCGGAATCATCGGCTCCATGGGGATCGAGGTCATCGGGGCGAGGCGGAGGGAGCGGTTCGAGATCGAGGGTGGCTGCGGCCACGAGCTGGATTTCACGGCGGGTCCGGGAGGCGACCGGTTCATCGTGATCGCCCTGACTGGATCGGAGGGCGAGAAGCACCAGGGGTGCAAGGTCCTGCCCGAGAACGCGCTCTATCCCGCGATCTACTCACAGGTCTTCGGCCCTGCGTCGCGCGAGGAGTGCGGGCGGTGGACGGCCGAAAACTGCGGATTCGACGGAGGTGATCCGCCGGAGTGACGCCAGCGGGCGGGTGTGCCGGTCACGGGTTGGGCGCCGCGCGGGACATCAAGAGTCTTGTCTCGCGCGGCTTCGAGGACGCACCTTGCGCGGCTGATCCGATTCCAGCCGCGGCCTTCAGGCCATGTGCCTGACCTCCGTCCCATCCCCAGCCGAACCCTCCGGAGTCCCCTTCCCCAATGGACACCACGCCTGCCACGCTCGCCGCTCAACAACCAACCGAGATACGCAACGACCCCGACGCACCCCTCGGCCCGATCGGCCTCTCACTGTCCGGCGGGGGGTACCGGGCGGCGGGGTTCCACCTGGGGGTGCTCGGGCTGCTGAGCGAGGTGGGGCTGCTGCGCTACGTGGCAGCGCTCTCCACCGTCTCCGGCGGGACGATCGTGGGGATGAAGTGGGTCGTGTCGCTGCTGGACGGGGTGGCGTTCGAAGAGTTCCGCGAGCAGTTCCGCGCGTGGCTGACGGCCACCAACGTGGTGCGCGAGGCGCTGGAGCGGCTCACGTCGTACCCGGGCGGGGAGGTGCGCTCGAATCCGAGCCTGATCCGCTGCGCCGCGGCCGTGTACGCCGCGCCCAACTTCCTGGGCGACCGGCGCTTGGGAGAGGTGCTCGACGGCGAAGGGATCCCGGCGGAGATCATCTTCAACTCCACCGAGTTCCGCGGCGGCCTCGACTTCCGCTTCCGCCGCAGCCCGAATCCCCGCGTGAAGATCGGCAACGGCAACTTCCCGGTGCCGCGCGAGGTGGCCGCGCAGATCAGGCTGGCGGACGTGGTGGGGGCATCTTCGTGCTTCCCCGGCGGCTTCGAGCCGATTCTCTTCCCCGACGAGTTCCACTGGGCGCCGGGCGTGCTGGAGCGCGTCCGGCAGGAGCTGGGGACGAAGTTCGAGCCCGCGCTCCCGCTGATGGACGGCGGCATCTACGACAACCAGGGGGTGGAGAGCGTCCTCCGCGCGAACGAGCACGGCGAGGCCGACACCCTGCTGATCTCCGACACCAACACGCGGCAGGCGGCGCTCTACGTCACTCCTCCCGCGCCACGACGCGGATGGTTCACGCTGCGGATGGCCGCGTGGGCCGGGCGGCTGCTCTTCGTGCTGGCGGCGGCGTCGGTGGTGGCGCTGGGGGTGCACGCGTGGCGGGAGAAGCTCGGGAACGGATGGCAGTGGCAGGACATCCTGGTGTACGTGGTGCCGGGCATCCTGTGCATTGCCACCATCGCGGCGCTGATAGAGGCGCGGCGGACGGCGCTCGACGTGCGGACGCGGCTGCGCACGCAGGTGCAGATCGCCCACGCCTGGAAGGATCTGCGCGACCTGACGCTCACCGAGGCCACGGTCCTGGTGGAGCTGCGCGCCCTGTCGCTGATCTCCCTCACCTCCAACGTGTTCATGAAGCGGGTGAGGGGGCTGGTGCAGGCCAGCGTCTTCGGCAACGCTCGCTACGAGAAGAAGCGGGCGATGATCCTGCTCTACGGCCTCGACGAGCCCCATCCTAAGCTGTACGGCGAGGTCCCCTGGCTGCGCCCGTCGCAACACCTGGTGGACGAC encodes:
- a CDS encoding patatin-like phospholipase family protein → MDTTPATLAAQQPTEIRNDPDAPLGPIGLSLSGGGYRAAGFHLGVLGLLSEVGLLRYVAALSTVSGGTIVGMKWVVSLLDGVAFEEFREQFRAWLTATNVVREALERLTSYPGGEVRSNPSLIRCAAAVYAAPNFLGDRRLGEVLDGEGIPAEIIFNSTEFRGGLDFRFRRSPNPRVKIGNGNFPVPREVAAQIRLADVVGASSCFPGGFEPILFPDEFHWAPGVLERVRQELGTKFEPALPLMDGGIYDNQGVESVLRANEHGEADTLLISDTNTRQAALYVTPPAPRRGWFTLRMAAWAGRLLFVLAAASVVALGVHAWREKLGNGWQWQDILVYVVPGILCIATIAALIEARRTALDVRTRLRTQVQIAHAWKDLRDLTLTEATVLVELRALSLISLTSNVFMKRVRGLVQASVFGNARYEKKRAMILLYGLDEPHPKLYGEVPWLRPSQHLVDDVCRVDTMSTTLWFDSPEQLPTLERVGAATATFSLLRLIIERHGPDGGPAGSPVRDLFDRLRGKWDGFNAAA